Proteins encoded in a region of the Gammaproteobacteria bacterium genome:
- a CDS encoding CusA/CzcA family heavy metal efflux RND transporter, with amino-acid sequence MLANLIQYALSQRLMTLLVALLLVGFGGRALLELPIDAFPDISPTQVKIIIKAPGMTPEEVESLITQPIEVEVLGIPRKTILRSISKYALSSITLDFEEGTDIYWARQQVAERVNNVWEDLPGDISGGLAPMSTPLGDMFMFTVESDTLTLEEKRFLVDWTLRPALRTVPGVADVNALGGFVKTYEVIPRPDAMARLNVHNDRIVAALQSNNKNDGAGRIDQGEEAMLVRVAGAIGSLADIGNIQVENNLGEKIPLFEVADISLGSMERYGSVTADGGSEVVQGLVIGLRGANAREVVTGVRNKLEEIEATLPPGTTTEIFYDRSVLIEGAVSTVSRALIEAVVLVVILLGLFLGNVRAALTAAAVLPFAALFTFLMMGFMGMSANLMSLGGLVIAIGMLVDSSIVVVENIVASLAKDDEATRRLPRLHIIYRAVKDVAVPVTSGILIIIIVFLPLLTLEGLEGKLFGPVTLTIVFALLGSLVLSLTVIPVIASFFIKSASHDEPWLSRNLLRLYRPALEWALQKPRYVLGVAAVLLVVTGAIFPLVGKTFMPTMDEGDIIIQLEFIPSINLESTTRMVQRVERALLEEVPEIIRVVSRSGSDEIGMDPMGLNETDMFLQLKPPAEWTVRNKAELEERLRVIMDEFIGLNYGFTQPIDMRVSEMLTGSRGDVAIKLFGPELEQLNTYAQLIAEQIAQVAGSVDTIATLNEGAQYLQVTVDRQRSGMLGINADDLQSRLRSQIEGLRVGTVIEQAARVPLMLRYAKLQGDGLNQMSNQFIGLDDGGNVPLSEIADIRRVEGPVSISRESGQRFAVVRTNVENRDLVGFVDEAKQIVAANVDLPEGYTLEWGGEFENQQRAAARLALVVPVALLLIAFLLFLTFRSVKQTLIILSNIPFALTGGLIALWLTGEFLSVPASVGFIALLGIAVLNGVVLMSHFNYLLAKGLSVADVVREGAARRLRPVMMTASICAIGLVPLLLATGPGSEIQKPLAIVVIGGLISSTGLTLFLLPIIYNKFHSRQGEATV; translated from the coding sequence ATGTTAGCGAATCTTATACAATATGCTCTGAGCCAGCGCCTGATGACCTTGCTGGTCGCCCTGCTGCTGGTGGGTTTTGGCGGGCGCGCTTTGCTGGAACTGCCCATTGATGCCTTTCCTGATATTTCGCCCACCCAGGTAAAAATTATTATCAAGGCTCCTGGTATGACCCCAGAGGAGGTTGAGTCACTGATCACTCAGCCTATCGAAGTGGAAGTGCTGGGGATTCCACGCAAAACCATTCTGCGATCGATCTCGAAGTACGCATTGAGTTCCATAACCCTGGATTTCGAAGAGGGTACTGACATTTACTGGGCCAGGCAGCAGGTTGCTGAACGGGTGAATAATGTATGGGAGGATCTGCCCGGAGATATCAGTGGTGGCCTGGCTCCCATGAGTACACCGCTTGGTGACATGTTCATGTTCACCGTCGAAAGCGACACGCTGACCCTGGAGGAAAAGCGTTTTCTGGTGGACTGGACATTAAGACCGGCACTTAGAACGGTACCTGGCGTCGCTGATGTGAATGCTCTGGGAGGATTCGTAAAGACCTACGAGGTTATTCCCCGACCCGATGCAATGGCTAGGCTGAACGTGCACAACGATAGGATTGTCGCCGCACTGCAGAGTAATAATAAGAACGACGGGGCAGGCCGGATCGACCAGGGTGAGGAGGCCATGCTGGTAAGAGTGGCGGGGGCAATCGGGAGCCTGGCGGACATTGGCAACATCCAGGTTGAAAACAACCTGGGCGAGAAAATTCCATTATTCGAAGTGGCGGATATTTCCCTGGGCTCCATGGAGCGCTATGGCTCGGTGACAGCTGATGGTGGCTCTGAGGTGGTGCAGGGACTGGTGATAGGATTGCGGGGCGCCAATGCCAGGGAGGTTGTGACCGGCGTGAGAAACAAGCTGGAGGAGATCGAGGCAACGCTGCCACCCGGCACCACCACTGAAATTTTCTATGATCGCAGTGTGCTGATCGAGGGCGCGGTCAGTACGGTTTCAAGGGCGCTGATCGAGGCGGTCGTGCTGGTGGTGATTCTTCTGGGCCTGTTTCTGGGCAATGTTCGCGCCGCCCTGACGGCGGCGGCAGTATTGCCCTTTGCGGCGCTGTTTACATTCCTGATGATGGGCTTCATGGGCATGAGTGCCAACCTGATGAGCCTTGGCGGTCTGGTCATCGCCATCGGAATGCTGGTGGACTCGTCGATCGTTGTTGTGGAGAACATTGTCGCTTCGTTGGCAAAAGATGATGAGGCAACGCGCCGGCTGCCGCGTCTGCACATTATTTATCGGGCAGTAAAGGACGTCGCAGTGCCGGTAACCTCCGGCATCCTGATTATTATCATCGTCTTCCTGCCACTGCTGACCCTGGAGGGCCTGGAAGGTAAACTGTTTGGTCCGGTAACCCTGACAATTGTTTTCGCTCTGCTTGGCTCCCTGGTGCTTTCGCTCACGGTAATCCCGGTAATTGCTTCATTCTTTATCAAATCCGCCAGCCACGATGAACCCTGGCTGAGCAGGAACCTGTTGCGGCTCTATCGGCCCGCGCTGGAATGGGCGCTGCAGAAACCACGTTATGTACTGGGTGTTGCGGCCGTGTTACTGGTTGTTACCGGGGCTATTTTCCCGTTGGTGGGAAAAACCTTCATGCCTACCATGGATGAGGGCGACATCATCATTCAACTGGAATTCATTCCGTCGATTAACCTTGAAAGCACCACGCGCATGGTGCAGCGGGTGGAGCGTGCTTTGTTAGAGGAGGTGCCGGAAATAATCAGGGTAGTGTCCAGAAGCGGTTCCGATGAAATTGGTATGGATCCCATGGGGCTGAACGAAACAGACATGTTTCTGCAACTGAAGCCACCGGCTGAATGGACAGTTCGCAACAAGGCCGAGCTGGAGGAACGGTTGCGAGTGATCATGGATGAATTCATCGGTCTCAACTACGGCTTCACCCAGCCTATCGATATGCGTGTGTCAGAAATGCTGACCGGCTCCAGAGGAGATGTGGCGATCAAGCTGTTCGGCCCGGAATTGGAACAGCTGAATACCTATGCCCAGCTCATAGCTGAACAGATTGCTCAGGTAGCAGGTAGTGTGGATACGATCGCGACTTTGAACGAGGGTGCTCAGTACCTGCAGGTGACAGTGGACAGACAGCGAAGTGGCATGCTGGGGATCAATGCCGATGACCTGCAGTCGCGTCTACGGTCCCAGATAGAAGGCTTGCGAGTGGGAACAGTGATTGAGCAGGCGGCCCGGGTGCCGCTGATGCTGCGCTACGCAAAATTGCAGGGTGACGGTCTCAATCAGATGAGTAACCAGTTTATCGGCCTGGACGACGGTGGAAATGTACCGCTTTCAGAAATCGCAGACATCCGCCGTGTCGAGGGGCCGGTAAGCATTTCTCGTGAATCCGGGCAGCGATTCGCGGTCGTAAGAACCAACGTTGAAAACCGGGATCTGGTGGGGTTTGTCGATGAGGCCAAGCAGATTGTTGCAGCCAATGTCGACCTGCCGGAGGGCTATACGCTGGAGTGGGGTGGCGAGTTTGAGAATCAGCAGCGAGCGGCGGCCAGACTGGCCCTGGTCGTGCCTGTGGCGCTGTTGCTGATTGCTTTCCTGTTATTTTTAACCTTCCGGTCTGTAAAGCAGACATTGATCATACTTTCCAATATTCCCTTCGCCCTGACCGGCGGGCTCATTGCGCTATGGCTGACCGGTGAGTTCCTGTCGGTGCCGGCATCGGTTGGTTTTATCGCCTTGCTGGGGATAGCTGTTCTTAATGGTGTCGTGCTGATGTCTCATTTTAATTATCTGTTGGCCAAGGGCTTGAGCGTAGCCGATGTTGTGCGCGAGGGAGCTGCGCGGCGACTGCGACCGGTCATGATGACTGCCTCGATCTGCGCCATTGGACTGGTACCCCTGTTGCTGGCGACCGGGCCCGGCTCGGAAATACAGAAGCCCCTGGCGATCGTGGTGATTGGCGGTCTCATCAGTTCGACCGGTCTGACGTTGTTTCTACTGCCAATCATCTATAACAAATTCCACAGCCGGCAGGGAGAGGCAACGGTATGA
- a CDS encoding DUF3240 family protein, translated as MKTLLVLNIHPELEEDMVDYLLGREGVVGFTSYRVRGHGVHENLSLAEQVSGRRKRLQFEMLVDETYVPDILAQLGTAVGRDIVYWQQTVSNVGRIE; from the coding sequence ATGAAGACATTGCTGGTATTGAATATTCACCCTGAACTGGAAGAGGATATGGTGGATTACCTGCTTGGTCGGGAAGGGGTCGTTGGGTTTACGTCCTATCGTGTGCGGGGTCATGGCGTGCACGAAAATCTTTCCCTGGCAGAACAGGTAAGCGGTCGCCGCAAGCGCCTGCAGTTTGAGATGCTGGTTGATGAGACTTATGTGCCCGACATCCTTGCTCAGCTTGGAACCGCTGTAGGCAGGGACATTGTCTACTGGCAGCAGACTGTCTCAAACGTGGGCCGGATCGAGTAG
- a CDS encoding DUF2007 domain-containing protein — MKVVFNANNPLEAHLLVGLLKQAGIEGTINGEFLHGAMGELPAFGLVTVLVFERDFREAAEIVADWQQSMLA; from the coding sequence ATGAAAGTTGTCTTCAATGCCAATAATCCCCTGGAAGCGCACCTGTTGGTGGGTCTACTCAAGCAGGCAGGCATAGAGGGGACAATCAACGGCGAATTCCTGCATGGCGCCATGGGCGAGCTGCCAGCCTTTGGGCTGGTGACAGTGCTGGTGTTCGAGCGGGACTTTCGGGAAGCAGCGGAAATCGTCGCCGACTGGCAGCAGTCCATGCTGGCCTGA
- a CDS encoding TIGR04283 family arsenosugar biosynthesis glycosyltransferase: protein MACILLKISIITPVFNDSDSLLRQLQRLQDYRKQGHEVIVVDGGSSDGTAEVQEGQADFFTVAERGRALQMNRGAELASGDVLLFLHADTCLPEQAIDLIAVCLQQSGAVWGRFDVRLSGRQAGFRLIEKMINLRSHLTGVVTGDQSLFVTAQAFRQIGGYPPIPLMEDVALSKLLRRLSWPARIRHKATTSSRRWEKHGTVRTILLMWWLRLLYFLGVNPEYLAKKYDHHGS, encoded by the coding sequence GTGGCATGTATCCTATTGAAAATAAGCATAATAACTCCGGTGTTTAATGATTCCGATTCCTTGCTGAGGCAACTGCAGAGGCTGCAGGATTACCGGAAACAAGGACATGAGGTAATCGTTGTCGATGGTGGCAGCAGTGATGGTACGGCTGAGGTACAGGAGGGGCAGGCGGATTTTTTTACTGTTGCCGAGCGGGGTCGCGCCTTGCAGATGAATCGAGGCGCCGAGCTTGCCAGCGGCGATGTGCTGTTGTTTCTGCACGCCGACACCTGCCTGCCTGAACAGGCCATCGATCTGATCGCCGTCTGCCTGCAGCAGTCCGGGGCGGTCTGGGGCAGGTTCGACGTGCGCTTGAGCGGCCGACAGGCAGGATTCCGGCTCATTGAAAAAATGATCAACCTGCGCTCGCACCTTACTGGCGTTGTGACCGGCGACCAGTCTCTGTTTGTGACTGCCCAGGCATTCCGGCAGATTGGTGGCTACCCGCCGATCCCGCTAATGGAAGATGTGGCGCTCAGCAAGTTGCTGCGCCGTCTCAGTTGGCCGGCCCGTATCAGGCACAAGGCGACTACTTCAAGCCGCCGATGGGAAAAGCACGGTACAGTGCGAACGATTCTTTTGATGTGGTGGCTCAGGCTGCTGTATTTCCTGGGTGTAAACCCCGAGTATCTGGCTAAAAAATATGATCATCACGGCTCCTGA
- a CDS encoding TIGR04282 family arsenosugar biosynthesis glycosyltransferase yields MYEFPESRILLFAKEPVYGRVKTRLHDAIGVEQAFQLHCAMLRYQAKKLQDANLAPWEVWVSGDPHNPLLTGMKLPVPLRQQRGHDLGERMWAAAEASLVGSASVLLVGTDCPSVDVDYLREASRLLRAGSQVVIGPAEDGGYVLLGLTRSVRELFVDMPWGTDKVLQLTLERLEGLGLPFSRLPARWDVDRADDLARLAELEPPLDFQLDGS; encoded by the coding sequence ATGTATGAATTTCCTGAATCCCGGATCCTCCTGTTCGCCAAAGAGCCTGTTTATGGGCGGGTGAAAACCCGGCTGCATGATGCCATCGGAGTTGAACAGGCTTTTCAGTTGCATTGCGCCATGCTTCGTTACCAGGCTAAGAAATTGCAGGACGCGAACCTGGCGCCGTGGGAAGTCTGGGTCAGCGGCGATCCGCATAACCCATTATTGACCGGGATGAAGCTGCCCGTCCCGCTTCGGCAGCAGCGGGGGCATGACCTGGGGGAACGCATGTGGGCTGCAGCGGAGGCATCACTGGTCGGCTCGGCTTCAGTGCTGCTGGTCGGCACAGATTGTCCTTCCGTCGATGTCGATTATCTACGGGAGGCTTCGCGCCTGTTGCGGGCTGGGTCACAGGTGGTTATTGGCCCTGCAGAAGACGGCGGGTACGTGTTATTGGGGCTGACGCGCAGCGTCAGGGAACTGTTTGTCGATATGCCGTGGGGTACCGATAAGGTATTGCAGCTTACTCTGGAAAGACTGGAGGGCTTGGGCCTGCCCTTCAGCAGGCTGCCAGCCCGTTGGGACGTGGACCGGGCTGATGATCTTGCCAGACTGGCGGAGCTGGAGCCGCCGCTGGATTTTCAGCTGGACGGGTCGTGA
- a CDS encoding flagellar biosynthesis anti-sigma factor FlgM, whose protein sequence is MDKFDSQSKNKKTTRDREADKVTSLPLQKKADRPALKQPTAPDSLHDEELQKDLELLAKMRERIDQLPDIDTARIVQLHERIIRGEYNIDTKSLAKKLGQFESDLHDPSS, encoded by the coding sequence GTGGATAAATTCGATTCGCAGTCCAAGAACAAGAAAACAACCCGTGACCGCGAAGCAGACAAGGTGACGTCTCTGCCATTGCAAAAAAAAGCGGACAGGCCCGCGCTCAAACAACCGACAGCACCCGATAGCCTGCACGATGAAGAGCTGCAGAAGGATCTTGAATTGTTAGCGAAAATGAGAGAAAGGATCGATCAGTTACCGGATATCGACACCGCCCGAATCGTGCAGCTTCATGAGCGCATCATCCGGGGCGAATACAATATCGACACCAAAAGCCTGGCGAAAAAACTAGGCCAGTTTGAGTCAGACCTTCACGACCCGTCCAGCTGA
- a CDS encoding thioesterase family protein, with protein MSNHPCGGTTAMLYEWDFPSPFTLDIEVRQSDIDGMGHANNASYVVWCERCAWRHSESLGLSVQDYQRLDRGVAIQHAEYDYFLPSFIHDQLIAATWLVGCDGKLRLERRFQMVNRQTGTTVLRGSWRLVSVVLSTGKVTRLPPLFVDTYLPAVIENLTD; from the coding sequence GTGAGCAACCACCCCTGCGGCGGGACCACTGCCATGCTCTATGAATGGGACTTCCCCTCCCCCTTTACCCTCGACATCGAAGTCCGGCAATCCGACATTGATGGTATGGGGCACGCCAACAATGCCAGTTATGTAGTCTGGTGTGAACGTTGCGCCTGGCGGCATTCCGAGTCCCTCGGCCTGTCCGTGCAGGATTACCAGCGACTCGACCGCGGCGTGGCAATCCAGCATGCCGAATATGACTATTTTCTGCCAAGCTTTATTCACGACCAGTTGATCGCGGCCACCTGGCTGGTTGGTTGTGACGGTAAGCTGCGGCTGGAACGGCGCTTTCAGATGGTAAACAGACAGACCGGGACAACCGTCCTGCGCGGGAGCTGGAGGCTTGTCTCAGTAGTCCTGAGTACCGGTAAGGTTACCAGACTTCCTCCTCTGTTCGTGGATACCTATTTACCGGCTGTGATAGAGAATCTGACAGATTGA